The following are encoded together in the Bradyrhizobium algeriense genome:
- a CDS encoding ammonium transporter: protein MTFKRPYSAGLAALAVGLFAATAAYAEPTVNKGDNAWMLTSTVLVLLMTIPGLALFYGGLVRSKNMLSVLMQVFYTVCIVVLLWSLYGYSLAFTGGSDFIGGFSKAFLMGVTLESKAATFSVDANITELIYICFQMTFAAITPALIVGAFAERMKFAAVALFVPLWVTLIYLPIAHMVWYWPGPDLITDAAKALAAAADGAAKTAAQAKLDEINADAGWIFKKGAIDFAGGTVVHINAGIAGLVGALLIGKRVGYGKELMAPHSLTMTMIGASLLWVGWFGFNAGSNLEASGGAALAMTNSFVATAAAAMAWMFAEWIVKGHPSVLGALSGAVAGLVAVTPAAGYSGPMGAIVLGLVVGVVCLFFCTVVKNSLGYDDSLDVFGVHCIGGIIGALGTGILVNPALGGTGVMDYAAGKIADYDFVAQMTSQLWGVSTTLVWSGIGSAILYKVVDVIVGLRVNVETEREGLDVTEHTERAYNM, encoded by the coding sequence ATGACGTTTAAACGTCCCTATAGCGCGGGACTGGCGGCCCTCGCAGTCGGCCTGTTCGCCGCGACCGCGGCCTACGCCGAACCAACCGTCAACAAGGGCGACAACGCCTGGATGCTGACGTCGACAGTGCTGGTGCTGTTGATGACCATTCCCGGCCTGGCGCTGTTCTACGGCGGTCTCGTCCGTTCCAAGAACATGCTCTCGGTCCTGATGCAGGTGTTCTACACCGTCTGCATCGTCGTCCTGCTCTGGTCGCTCTACGGCTACAGCCTCGCCTTCACCGGCGGTTCCGACTTCATCGGCGGCTTCTCCAAGGCCTTCCTGATGGGCGTAACCCTGGAATCGAAAGCCGCAACCTTCAGCGTCGATGCCAACATCACCGAGCTCATCTATATCTGCTTCCAGATGACCTTCGCGGCGATCACGCCTGCCCTCATCGTCGGCGCCTTCGCCGAACGCATGAAGTTCGCGGCGGTTGCCTTGTTCGTTCCGCTCTGGGTGACCCTGATCTATCTGCCGATCGCGCATATGGTCTGGTACTGGCCCGGTCCGGATCTGATCACGGATGCAGCCAAGGCGCTCGCCGCGGCGGCTGACGGTGCGGCGAAGACCGCGGCGCAGGCCAAGCTCGACGAGATCAACGCCGATGCCGGCTGGATCTTCAAGAAGGGCGCAATCGACTTCGCCGGCGGCACCGTGGTGCATATCAACGCCGGTATCGCCGGCCTTGTTGGTGCGCTCCTGATCGGCAAGCGCGTCGGCTACGGCAAGGAGCTGATGGCTCCGCACTCGCTGACCATGACCATGATCGGCGCTTCGCTGCTCTGGGTCGGCTGGTTCGGCTTCAACGCCGGATCGAACCTCGAAGCCTCCGGCGGCGCCGCGCTCGCCATGACCAACTCCTTCGTTGCAACCGCAGCGGCGGCGATGGCCTGGATGTTCGCGGAATGGATCGTCAAGGGTCATCCTTCGGTGCTCGGCGCGTTGTCGGGCGCGGTGGCGGGCCTCGTGGCGGTCACGCCTGCGGCCGGCTATTCCGGTCCGATGGGCGCGATCGTGCTTGGTCTCGTGGTCGGCGTCGTCTGCCTGTTCTTCTGCACCGTGGTGAAGAACTCGCTCGGCTATGACGACTCGCTCGACGTGTTCGGCGTCCACTGCATCGGCGGCATCATCGGCGCGCTCGGCACCGGCATCCTGGTGAATCCGGCCCTCGGCGGTACCGGCGTCATGGATTACGCCGCCGGCAAGATCGCCGACTACGACTTCGTTGCGCAGATGACCTCGCAGCTCTGGGGCGTCTCCACCACGCTGGTGTGGTCGGGCATCGGTTCGGCGATCCTCTACAAGGTGGTCGACGTGATCGTCGGCCTGCGCGTCAACGTCGAAACCGAGCGTGAAGGCCTCGACGTCACCGAGCACACGGAGCGCGCCTACAACATGTAA
- a CDS encoding AbrB/MazE/SpoVT family DNA-binding domain-containing protein: MATTVTSKGQVTIPKPVREHLGIAPGSQVEFRRAADGSIVIEKVEATKEPSRLAKLVGIAGPGPSTDEIMAITRGD, encoded by the coding sequence CTGGCAACGACAGTCACAAGTAAGGGCCAAGTGACGATTCCAAAGCCGGTGCGCGAGCACCTCGGGATCGCTCCGGGTAGCCAGGTCGAGTTCCGGCGCGCCGCCGACGGCAGCATCGTGATCGAAAAAGTCGAAGCGACAAAGGAACCCAGTCGCCTTGCCAAGCTGGTCGGTATAGCCGGACCCGGTCCCTCCACGGATGAAATCATGGCGATCACGCGCGGGGATTAG
- a CDS encoding DUF4339 domain-containing protein — MSNRSWFYASSGQQQGPYPEAQLRDLITRGTVSADTLVWTEGMSGWQRAGEIPGLVPGGSGPPAFAQPGGPPQMAGSYSGGPLSIDFGILEFVWRSLVLVIGLIFIIPGPWVVVWYAKWFVPCVQVPGRPNLGFAGEPMTIVPWYFGAAVIIIGVGLTGIEWLGNLVNIGQLVLYWLFLKWFIANLSSNGQPLGLSFSGSVWAYIGWSILAVISIITIVGWAWVYVAWLRWFCRNIEGTRREVLFIGSGLEFLWRALVSVIGFFFIIPIPWVYRWMSQWLASQTVLAERGATA, encoded by the coding sequence ATGTCGAACCGATCGTGGTTTTATGCATCCAGCGGCCAGCAACAGGGCCCTTATCCGGAAGCCCAGCTTCGCGACCTCATTACCCGGGGCACGGTCAGCGCGGATACGTTGGTCTGGACCGAGGGGATGTCGGGCTGGCAACGGGCAGGGGAAATCCCCGGTCTGGTACCTGGCGGATCCGGCCCGCCCGCTTTCGCGCAGCCCGGTGGCCCGCCACAAATGGCCGGAAGCTATAGCGGGGGCCCGCTGTCGATTGATTTCGGAATTCTGGAGTTTGTCTGGCGCAGCCTCGTACTCGTGATCGGCCTCATCTTCATCATCCCGGGACCATGGGTCGTGGTGTGGTACGCAAAATGGTTCGTTCCCTGCGTCCAAGTGCCGGGACGGCCGAACCTCGGCTTCGCAGGCGAGCCGATGACGATCGTTCCCTGGTATTTCGGAGCTGCCGTCATCATTATCGGGGTTGGCCTGACCGGCATCGAGTGGCTCGGCAATCTGGTGAACATCGGCCAGCTGGTTCTCTACTGGCTTTTCCTGAAATGGTTTATCGCGAACCTTTCGTCCAATGGGCAGCCGCTCGGGCTCAGCTTCTCCGGTTCGGTGTGGGCTTATATCGGCTGGTCCATTCTGGCCGTGATTTCCATCATCACGATCGTCGGCTGGGCCTGGGTTTACGTCGCCTGGCTGCGATGGTTTTGTCGGAACATCGAGGGCACGCGGCGTGAAGTCCTCTTCATCGGCAGCGGATTGGAGTTTCTGTGGCGCGCGCTCGTGTCTGTGATCGGCTTCTTCTTCATCATCCCGATACCTTGGGTATATCGATGGATGTCGCAGTGGCTGGCGTCACAGACCGTTTTGGCGGAGCGCGGCGCGACCGCGTAA
- a CDS encoding TetR/AcrR family transcriptional regulator → MNDQLSAKDWLDQGLKALASRGFTALKAEPLAKAMGVSRGSFYWHFADIAAFHAAILARWHEVAAEQIIANVEAASKDENPLALLLRRVFGERLMLERAVRTWASIDPAARAAVQAIDRRRLSYVEGLLAQSGLSAEIARARAQILYWAFLGFALSDQPLPKARQQAVVDELVRMSAS, encoded by the coding sequence ATGAACGATCAGCTATCGGCAAAGGACTGGCTCGATCAGGGCCTGAAAGCATTGGCGAGCCGCGGCTTCACCGCGCTGAAGGCGGAACCTTTGGCCAAGGCGATGGGCGTGTCGCGCGGCAGCTTCTACTGGCACTTTGCCGATATCGCCGCCTTTCATGCCGCAATCCTTGCGCGCTGGCACGAGGTTGCGGCCGAGCAGATCATCGCCAATGTCGAGGCGGCCTCGAAGGACGAGAACCCGCTCGCGCTGCTGCTGCGCCGCGTGTTCGGCGAGCGGCTGATGCTGGAACGGGCGGTCCGCACCTGGGCAAGCATCGACCCCGCTGCCCGCGCCGCCGTGCAGGCGATCGATCGGCGTCGGTTGAGCTATGTGGAGGGCCTTCTGGCCCAGTCCGGGTTATCGGCGGAAATTGCACGTGCCCGCGCCCAAATTCTCTATTGGGCGTTTCTCGGCTTTGCGCTATCGGATCAGCCGTTGCCGAAGGCGCGACAACAGGCCGTGGTCGACGAACTGGTGCGGATGTCAGCGTCATGA
- a CDS encoding ammonium transporter, whose product MGAPSYRAAGNAALIALAASSLATPALAETSTINAADTAWMIVATALVLMMTIPGLALFYSGMVRKKNVLATMAQSLASVAIISILWVAFGYSLAFVGDGPWIGTLDRWFLIGMTMESVNPAAKTIPEALFMLYQMTFAIITVALVAGAVADRMRFSAYLLFSVGWFMFVYVPLAHWVWGGGFLATWGVLDFAGGLVVHLSAGIGGLVAAKVMGPRHGYGSENLAPFDLSLAVIGTGLLWVGWFGFNGGSALGANSRAVMAITATHLAACAGALTWAAIEWGTRRKPSVLGMISGAVAGLGTITPASGFVAPWHGVLIGVVAGTLCFWACTWLKQRLKYDDSLDVFGVHGIGGLTGTLLAGVFAVNAIGGTPGLIEGNAQQVLIQLYGIAATLVWSGGVTFVLLKFVGVFAPLRVSMQQELEGLDISQHGEALQ is encoded by the coding sequence ATGGGGGCACCATCGTATCGTGCAGCGGGGAATGCTGCGCTCATCGCTCTTGCGGCGAGCTCACTCGCGACGCCGGCCTTGGCCGAGACGTCCACGATCAATGCCGCCGACACCGCGTGGATGATCGTTGCCACCGCGCTGGTATTGATGATGACGATACCGGGTCTGGCGCTGTTCTATTCCGGCATGGTGCGCAAGAAGAACGTGCTGGCGACAATGGCGCAGAGCCTCGCTTCCGTTGCGATCATCTCGATTCTCTGGGTGGCGTTCGGCTATTCGCTGGCCTTCGTCGGCGACGGTCCCTGGATCGGCACGCTCGACCGCTGGTTTTTGATCGGAATGACGATGGAGAGCGTCAACCCGGCGGCGAAGACGATACCGGAAGCGCTCTTCATGCTGTATCAGATGACGTTTGCGATCATCACGGTAGCGCTGGTGGCAGGCGCCGTGGCGGACCGGATGCGATTCTCGGCCTATCTCCTGTTCTCCGTCGGCTGGTTCATGTTCGTCTATGTGCCGCTCGCGCACTGGGTGTGGGGTGGCGGATTCCTTGCCACCTGGGGCGTGCTGGATTTCGCCGGCGGCCTCGTCGTTCATCTTTCCGCCGGCATCGGCGGACTGGTTGCGGCGAAGGTGATGGGCCCGCGTCACGGCTATGGCAGCGAGAACCTCGCGCCGTTCGACCTGTCACTTGCCGTGATTGGCACCGGATTGTTGTGGGTCGGCTGGTTCGGCTTCAATGGCGGATCGGCGCTGGGCGCGAACTCGCGCGCGGTGATGGCGATCACAGCAACCCATCTGGCCGCCTGCGCCGGCGCGCTGACCTGGGCCGCGATCGAATGGGGGACACGGCGCAAGCCGTCGGTGCTCGGCATGATATCGGGCGCCGTCGCGGGGCTTGGCACCATCACGCCGGCCTCCGGATTCGTTGCGCCGTGGCACGGCGTCCTGATCGGCGTCGTCGCGGGAACGCTCTGTTTCTGGGCCTGCACCTGGCTCAAGCAGCGCCTCAAATATGACGACTCGCTCGACGTGTTCGGCGTCCACGGCATTGGCGGATTAACCGGCACATTGCTCGCCGGCGTGTTCGCGGTGAACGCGATCGGCGGCACCCCAGGTCTGATCGAGGGCAATGCGCAACAGGTCCTGATCCAGCTCTATGGGATCGCCGCGACGCTGGTGTGGTCCGGCGGCGTTACCTTTGTGCTGCTCAAGTTCGTTGGCGTGTTCGCCCCGCTGCGGGTGTCGATGCAGCAGGAGCTGGAAGGCCTCGATATCTCGCAGCACGGCGAAGCGCTGCAATAG
- a CDS encoding P-II family nitrogen regulator, with product MKIVMAIIKPFKLEEVRDALTAIGVHGLTVTEVKGYGRQKGHTEIYRGAEYAVSFLPKIKIEVAVASDQVDKTIDAITSAAKTGQIGDGKIFVINLDHAVRIRTGEADAAAL from the coding sequence ATGAAAATTGTTATGGCGATCATCAAGCCATTCAAGCTCGAAGAAGTTCGTGATGCCCTGACCGCCATTGGCGTTCATGGTCTTACGGTGACGGAAGTCAAAGGGTATGGCCGCCAGAAGGGCCATACGGAAATCTATCGCGGCGCCGAATATGCCGTGAGCTTCCTGCCCAAGATCAAGATCGAGGTCGCTGTCGCCTCGGATCAGGTCGACAAGACCATCGACGCCATCACCTCCGCTGCCAAGACCGGCCAGATCGGCGACGGCAAGATCTTCGTCATCAACCTCGACCATGCGGTGCGCATCCGCACGGGTGAGGCGGATGCTGCGGCCCTCTGA
- the tesB gene encoding acyl-CoA thioesterase II: MSKGLIDLISILDLEQLEVNLFRGNSPKTSWQRVFGGQVIGQAMVAACRTVEGRLPHSIHCYFILPGDPQIPIIYQVERLRDGKSYSTRRVTAIQHGNAIFSIMVSFHADEEGAFNHQEKMPDVPPPEKLTAEEVSKQPMFKEMPEFIRRYYESDRPIELRPVELGRYFGQKIDDGRIHVWIRTAAKLPDDPALHLCALAYASDFSLLDAVMARYGRTLFDKRMMPASLDHAMWFHRPFRADEWLLYAQDSPSAQDGRGLTRGLIFKPDGTLVASVAQEGSVRQRK; encoded by the coding sequence ATGTCCAAGGGCCTGATTGACCTGATTTCCATCCTCGATCTCGAACAGCTCGAGGTGAACCTGTTTCGAGGCAACAGCCCGAAGACGAGCTGGCAGCGGGTGTTCGGCGGCCAGGTGATCGGACAGGCGATGGTGGCGGCATGCCGCACCGTCGAGGGCCGCCTGCCGCATTCGATCCATTGCTATTTCATCTTGCCCGGCGATCCGCAGATCCCGATCATCTACCAGGTCGAACGCCTGCGCGACGGCAAGAGCTATTCGACCCGTCGCGTCACCGCGATCCAGCATGGCAACGCGATCTTCTCGATCATGGTGTCGTTCCATGCGGACGAGGAAGGCGCGTTCAACCATCAGGAAAAGATGCCGGATGTCCCGCCGCCGGAAAAACTCACGGCGGAAGAAGTGTCGAAGCAGCCGATGTTCAAGGAGATGCCGGAATTCATCCGCCGCTATTACGAATCCGACCGGCCGATCGAATTGCGCCCGGTCGAACTCGGCCGCTATTTCGGTCAGAAGATCGACGACGGCCGCATCCATGTCTGGATTCGCACCGCGGCCAAGCTGCCCGACGATCCGGCGCTACATCTGTGCGCGCTGGCCTATGCATCGGATTTCTCGCTGCTCGATGCGGTGATGGCGCGCTACGGCCGCACCCTGTTCGACAAGCGCATGATGCCGGCGAGCCTCGATCACGCGATGTGGTTTCACCGGCCGTTCCGCGCCGATGAATGGCTGCTCTACGCGCAGGACTCGCCGAGCGCGCAAGACGGCCGCGGATTGACCCGCGGCCTGATCTTCAAGCCCGACGGCACGCTGGTGGCATCGGTGGCCCAGGAAGGCTCGGTGCGCCAGCGCAAGTGA
- a CDS encoding ubiquinone biosynthesis hydroxylase has translation MAAQRSIVICGGAFAGLALALAFRQGLGKDIPVIVADPALATRPSRDPRATAIVAACRRLFEALGVWDQVAADSQAILDMVVTDSKLADATRPVFLTFAGHVEPGEPFAHMVENRRLIDALVARAEAEGVDLRATAVSTYDSRSDGITVTLADGNVIEASLLVAADGARSKLRERAGIATHGWDYDQSGIVVTVGHERDHHGRAEEHFLPAGPFAILPLTGKRSSLVWTEDRAEAARITALGEAEFHDELEKRFGLHLGEIKALDKPRAFPLGYFVARSFIAERLALVGDAAHVIHPIAGQGLNMGLKDIAALAEVVVDAARLGIDPGQADVLDRYQRWRRFDTMAMGLATNSLNFLFSNESTLLRTVRDIGLGLVDRAPPLKSLFIRQAAGLSGEVPRLLKGEAL, from the coding sequence ATGGCGGCACAGCGAAGTATTGTCATCTGCGGCGGCGCCTTTGCCGGGCTGGCGCTGGCGCTGGCGTTCCGTCAGGGCCTTGGCAAGGATATTCCCGTTATCGTGGCCGATCCGGCGCTTGCCACCCGGCCGAGCCGCGATCCGCGGGCGACCGCCATTGTGGCCGCGTGCCGGCGGCTGTTCGAGGCGCTCGGCGTCTGGGACCAGGTGGCCGCCGATTCGCAAGCCATCCTCGACATGGTCGTCACCGATTCCAAACTGGCGGATGCCACCCGTCCGGTGTTCCTGACCTTTGCCGGCCATGTCGAACCCGGCGAACCCTTCGCCCACATGGTCGAAAACCGCCGGCTGATCGATGCGCTGGTGGCCCGCGCCGAGGCTGAAGGCGTCGATCTCCGCGCCACGGCGGTTTCGACCTACGATTCGCGTTCCGATGGCATCACCGTGACGCTCGCGGACGGCAATGTCATCGAGGCAAGCCTGCTGGTCGCCGCTGACGGCGCGCGCTCAAAACTACGCGAGCGCGCCGGCATTGCCACCCATGGCTGGGACTACGATCAATCCGGCATCGTCGTCACCGTTGGCCACGAGCGGGATCATCACGGCCGCGCCGAAGAGCATTTTCTCCCGGCGGGGCCATTCGCGATCCTGCCGCTGACCGGAAAGCGCTCGTCGCTGGTGTGGACCGAGGATCGCGCCGAGGCCGCACGCATTACCGCGCTCGGCGAAGCCGAATTCCACGATGAACTCGAGAAGCGCTTCGGGCTGCACCTCGGCGAGATCAAGGCGCTCGACAAGCCGCGCGCGTTTCCGCTCGGCTATTTCGTCGCCCGCTCATTCATTGCCGAGCGGCTGGCGCTGGTCGGCGACGCCGCGCACGTCATTCATCCGATCGCGGGGCAGGGCCTCAACATGGGCCTGAAGGACATCGCGGCGCTGGCCGAAGTAGTGGTCGATGCGGCGCGGCTCGGCATCGATCCCGGGCAGGCCGACGTGCTCGACCGCTACCAGCGCTGGCGGCGCTTCGACACCATGGCGATGGGGCTTGCCACCAATTCGCTGAACTTCCTGTTCTCGAACGAATCGACGCTGCTGCGCACCGTACGCGATATCGGGCTTGGCCTCGTCGATCGCGCGCCGCCGCTGAAGAGCCTGTTCATCCGCCAGGCCGCAGGGCTGTCGGGCGAAGTGCCGCGGCTGCTGAAGGGCGAGGCGCTTTAA
- a CDS encoding Trm112 family protein, which yields MNATPERLDSTVDPKLLEILVCPVTKGPLEFDSTRQELISRSAKLAYPIRDGIPIMLPEEARKIE from the coding sequence ATGAACGCCACGCCCGAACGCCTCGACAGCACCGTCGATCCGAAGCTGCTGGAGATCCTGGTCTGTCCGGTGACCAAGGGCCCGCTCGAGTTCGATTCGACCCGGCAGGAGCTGATCTCCCGCTCGGCCAAGCTCGCTTATCCGATCCGCGACGGCATCCCGATCATGCTGCCGGAAGAGGCGCGTAAGATCGAGTGA
- a CDS encoding LON peptidase substrate-binding domain-containing protein, with product MPINAEYRGPGELPEIVPVFPLPGALLLPRGQMPLNIFEPRYLAMVDDALRDGHRLIGMIQPDTSHSRDETRPELFRVGCVGRITQLAESGDGRYILELTGVARFKVVEEISALTAYRQCKVDFFPYADDFVARKGEEAVDRAALLDVLTDFLEANNLKVDWEGIESAPNEALVNALAMMSPYGPAEKQAMLEAPDLKTRAEILIAVTEMDLAKKRTSGDTGLQ from the coding sequence ATGCCGATCAATGCCGAATACCGCGGACCCGGCGAGCTTCCCGAAATCGTTCCGGTATTTCCATTGCCGGGCGCGCTGTTGCTGCCGCGCGGCCAGATGCCGCTCAATATTTTCGAGCCGCGCTATCTGGCGATGGTGGATGACGCGCTACGCGATGGTCACCGGCTGATCGGGATGATCCAGCCGGATACTTCCCACAGCAGGGACGAGACAAGGCCGGAGCTGTTCCGGGTCGGCTGCGTCGGCCGCATCACGCAGCTCGCCGAATCCGGTGACGGCCGCTACATCCTGGAACTGACCGGCGTCGCGCGCTTCAAGGTGGTCGAGGAAATCTCAGCGCTGACCGCGTACCGGCAATGCAAGGTGGATTTCTTTCCCTATGCCGACGATTTCGTGGCGCGCAAAGGCGAAGAAGCCGTCGACCGCGCGGCCTTGCTCGATGTGCTGACGGATTTTCTCGAAGCCAACAATCTGAAGGTGGATTGGGAAGGTATCGAGAGCGCGCCGAACGAGGCACTGGTCAACGCGCTCGCCATGATGTCGCCCTATGGTCCGGCGGAGAAGCAGGCGATGCTGGAGGCGCCCGACCTGAAAACCCGCGCCGAAATCCTGATCGCGGTGACCGAAATGGATCTCGCCAAGAAGCGCACCAGCGGCGACACCGGGCTGCAGTAA
- the trxA gene encoding thioredoxin yields MTIVEQGGGPAPQAAPDLIKETTTQTFVKDVIEESKRQPVLIDFWAPWCGPCRQLTPVLEKAVRAAKGKVKLVKMNIDEHPAIPGQMGIQSIPAVIAFVGGQPADGFMGAVPESQINAFIDKLTKGMTAPGEPNIAEILQEAEAVLAEGDPAAAARIYAEILGFDATNIAAMAGLAKCYVTTGAVEQAKQTLAMVPESKRNDAAVKAVQASIDLAEQAQSVGPVTELEQKVAADPLDHQARFDLATALNALGKRTEATNQLLEIVRRDRKWNDDGARKQLVQFFEAWGGADEATVEGRKRLSTILFS; encoded by the coding sequence GTGACGATAGTTGAGCAGGGCGGCGGCCCGGCGCCGCAGGCAGCACCCGATCTGATCAAGGAGACGACTACCCAGACCTTCGTAAAGGATGTCATCGAGGAATCGAAGCGTCAGCCGGTGCTGATCGACTTCTGGGCGCCTTGGTGCGGCCCGTGCCGCCAGCTCACGCCCGTTCTCGAAAAGGCAGTCCGCGCGGCCAAGGGCAAGGTCAAGCTGGTCAAGATGAATATCGACGAGCATCCGGCCATCCCCGGCCAGATGGGCATTCAGTCAATCCCGGCCGTGATCGCGTTCGTGGGCGGCCAGCCCGCAGACGGCTTCATGGGCGCGGTACCGGAGAGCCAGATCAACGCCTTCATCGACAAGCTCACCAAGGGCATGACGGCGCCGGGCGAGCCGAATATCGCAGAGATCCTGCAGGAGGCCGAGGCCGTGCTGGCGGAAGGCGACCCCGCCGCGGCAGCCCGGATCTATGCCGAGATACTGGGTTTCGATGCCACCAATATCGCGGCCATGGCAGGGCTGGCGAAATGCTATGTGACGACGGGCGCCGTCGAACAGGCCAAGCAGACGTTGGCGATGGTGCCGGAATCGAAGCGCAATGACGCCGCCGTCAAGGCGGTGCAGGCCTCGATCGACCTTGCCGAGCAGGCCCAGTCGGTCGGCCCGGTGACCGAGCTCGAACAGAAGGTCGCCGCAGACCCGCTCGACCATCAGGCGCGCTTCGACCTGGCCACCGCGCTCAACGCGCTCGGCAAGCGCACCGAGGCGACCAACCAGTTGCTGGAAATCGTCAGGCGCGACCGCAAGTGGAACGATGACGGCGCGCGCAAGCAGCTGGTGCAGTTCTTCGAGGCGTGGGGCGGCGCCGACGAAGCGACCGTCGAGGGACGAAAGCGGCTGTCGACGATTCTGTTCTCGTGA
- a CDS encoding P-II family nitrogen regulator, which yields MKLVVAIIKPFKLDEVRQALTAIGVHGMTVTEVKGYGRQKGHTEIYRGAEYVVNFLPKLRIEIAVASDVAEKAVEVITANARTGQIGDGKIFVTPIDHALRIRTGETDSDAL from the coding sequence ATGAAACTCGTCGTCGCGATCATCAAACCCTTCAAGCTTGACGAGGTGCGCCAGGCGCTGACGGCCATCGGCGTCCACGGCATGACGGTGACCGAGGTCAAGGGCTACGGCCGCCAGAAGGGCCACACCGAAATCTATCGCGGCGCCGAATATGTCGTGAACTTCCTGCCCAAGCTCCGAATCGAAATCGCGGTCGCCTCCGACGTCGCCGAAAAAGCGGTCGAGGTCATTACCGCGAACGCGCGTACCGGGCAGATCGGCGACGGCAAGATCTTTGTCACGCCGATCGACCACGCCTTACGAATCCGCACCGGCGAGACCGATAGCGACGCACTCTGA